TTTATATAACAtagtataataaaaattatgaagtACGTTCAATACAGAACTTTGAAGGCTGTGAAAAAACATTTGCAGCAAGTGTTTACATTTGTCAGTCTATATtggtatatattaaattttctcTTATAACATAGGTGTTTAGTTATACTCTCCAAAATCATGGATGCATTACGCAAGCAACACATGGCTAAATACTACAGTGaccaaaacaagaaaataatacAACTTTATTATTATCAGCAGCATGAATTATCATGATGAACATCGATTGATTTTTGATAAACAACTGAGTCAGTTACTTTCTGCAGCAAAACAAAATGCcacttatatagatataggaagatgtggtgtcagtgccaatgagacgactctccatccaaacaacaattcaaaaattaaaccattataggttaaagtacggcattcaacacggagccttggctcacaccgaacaacaagctatatataaagggccccaaaatacctagtgtaaaaccattcaaacgggaaaaccaacggtctaatctatataaacaaaacgagaaacgagaaacacgtatatattacataaacaaacgacaactactgtacaacagattcctgacttaggacaggtgcaaacatttgcagcgggattaaacgttttaatgggcccaaaccttctccctttttctgaaacaatagcataacatcacaacatataaaaacatacgataaaatatcaattggcagacttaactcaatcaaataTGACTTCCAACACTAAATCCTTAGATTTTAAACCTGAAAAGGAGAATTCCACTTATAACTGGAATGACTTTTACTTGAGTAATAAAATAAAGGTTGTAACTCGCTAAAGTAAGATATAATTTAGCTAGCTGTTCTGTTCGATCTAGCTTAatttttctttagatttttgCATTTGTCTAAGCTGAACATAAAACTTGAACACATTTGATGACATGTGTTTAAAGGAATGATAATGTAGGTGTTGCTACATGTATAAGTGAACTGCCAGTATatcaggttacaaactaaaaggTGATGATCTATATGAtctttatgatatgtttgtatagttatatattttcattttgttttatgtattatcTAGTTGTACCTTTAAGTTGTTCCTATAGCAATATTGAAGGTTAGTTTTAGCTGATATACAGTTTAGCTTTAGATTTGTATTGATGAGTTGTAGTATTTAGTTTTTTACGTATCTTTTGTAGCGAACTCCTTGTTTCTTTTTCGAATGTGTTTAATGTTAGTTATTAAATATGTGCTACCAAAGTCGATGTATGTATATTAGCATaatgtttatatatgatatgtaatTTCTTAGGCTTCCTGATAATGTATCTCTAGAAGAAGGAGCTTTGCTTGAACCATTATCAGTAGCTGTATATGCTTGTCAGAGAGGAGATGTTACACTTGGCTCGTCAGTCCTTATATGTGGTGCAGGTTTGTCgttttattatcttttatttgacTACatatgtgccaaatacggcgaacgattcaaagttttgtaaacaggaaatttataataatgaccatataattgataatcatgtcaacaccgaagtccTGACTACTGGGCTTTACGGTCTATTCAATATTCGGGGAACAGTCGACAATTTTTTTGAGATATTTATTACAAGGCATAAACTGAGGGAATGTTTTTATTAAGATTTATATAGTAAATGTATCGGTGTTTTGTTTGTTCCAGGTCCCGTTGGCGTTCTAACACTATTGGCTGCTAAACATATGGGTGCATCGTGTGTTATATTAACAGGTATGGGTGCCTGATGAGTTATAATAACAGGTATGGGTGCTTCATGTGTTGTAATAACAGGTATGGGTAcacattatatatttctttcttttgagtaccttgaaaaaaataaaagaacctTTATCCAAGTGTATATTTACTTAACACATGTGACAAATaaccaaatttaaaaactttacatAAAGTAAGCCAACACAGGTTTCATTTTTACTCGATGAAGTCTAAAGCAAATTTATGCACATAAAAATTCTTCCACTGGAATCATTAATATTGCTTCTACTAGGACTGTGCCATTTACACAATGACGTATTAAAATATTCCGATGATTGTGTGCCATAGCAATCGTTCTTACAATTagcaattttgatttttttgtacgATTAATCATAATCAATTTTGGAATCTTTCCTCCTTTCTTATATAAATGGCGCATATATTTTGCAACATATTAAACTTTGCGTGTGTACACAAACAGATAGACTTAAAACCAACATTgtgtaaaaattttatttttttatgagagcgaaaaaaaaaaaaaaaaatggacatagGCTGCCTATAGAAGAGAAAGAATGCGAATACGGTCAACATAGAAAGGTTTTTTCAATCTAAgcaaacaataaacataaaaaaaacaataaatacagtACATTGCATATGACTGTAACACTACAGGTGAGTTTTGTAATCTTTTGCTTTGCCAAGTATGCTTTAGGCGTGAACATTTCACTGCTAAAATAGATGTTGCCACAACATGGCGAAAAGTAACGAAATTTATTTGAAGACTCTTCTAGCAAGAAAATGTTCCCTGTCTACTCAACTGTGGGACAAAAACAATCTCcttaaagaaaatgatagtgtggtGAACAATTATGAACAGAATAATTCAgaatatatacctttatattaAAGTAAGCTGTGTGTTGTCCTCTAATACATTTTATGGCCATTTGTATCGTTTGGTAGCTCATTTACGCATACCTTTATAAACGTTTGTTCTCATACAGATATTGATGAAGGAAGATTAGATTTTGCACGATTAAAAGGAGCCGACCATGCGATAAAAGTAAACACGACTGATCCTAAGGAATTTGCTGAGAATGTTATCGACAAAGTAGGTTTTCAGCCTGATGCTACGATAGAATGTAGTGGAACAGATTTCAGTTTTTCAATGGGTATTCATGTAAGTATTTGTAAACAATCAAGACATTCACTTAGGGGATAACTGTATCGTATTTGACGTTTCGACGGaatcaattggtgatttgatcGCCTCAAATTATGTTTACTGGCGACGTGTAAGCAGAGCCAGTAAACGGGTAATTTCgaccatcaaatcaccaattgaaGCCGTCAGAACTTAacatacaatattgttatttccatcctaatgaaactgacaaaaACACTGTTAAATCGTAcatttaaattatgttatatatCGTCTGCGGTTGTGCATATTTTTCAAAGCATCAATTCTGAATTGATGCCATTAAAATTGGTGACgatatccaatcaaaatgaacgttacaaacgaaGTATCagtataatttttcaaatcatgAGATTTTCATCGCTATAAGGATGTTcattaatattgaaaacgaaaaatatagaaatttgtCATTAGATATAgagtaaaataaatgatttgctAATAGAAAGTTTTAATTGGTTTGGCATACACAATGTCACAGAAACAAgcaaatgtaacttaactttaTAATCAAATTCAGGACAACAGTTTGagaataataatttgttttcgaATAGTGTAGAATGACTTCAAGGTAACCAAAATAGAattatttagatataaatattttgaataaatgttttcttCTGATTCCAGGCAACATACCCAGGAGGAAGTGTGGTGATGGTTGGTCGTTGTCAGGGTAACGCATCTATTCCTTATAACCTAGCAGCAACAAAGCAAGTTGATATTAAAGGATTATTCAGATATGTTAACTGGTAAGTCTGGTTTTCTTAGATTTTAACTGTCCTagcacattaaaaaaatgtaggtTGTTTTCCATCTGAATTGAAAcgcaataaaatacaaaaaaagtattatacTAATTATcgtcattatttttaaattcaaatcttaattttagttctttgaatgttttaaaGAGTCAACTTCATAGAAAAAACTTCAATTCATTagatgtgttatatatatatatacacacatgcgtatatatatatatgacttcTTATTAGACAACTATTAATCAAAGTACTAATGACATGGATGTACAATATAAGTAGTTATAGGAAGCCGTACAACAATGAGAAATAAATCATATAGTATAGTCGGTTATAAAAAGTCCTGACATGAAAAGTCGGAACAATTAAAACggcaaaaacaaacaaagtatTGGATAGCAGTCTAAGACCGacgtttaaaatatgtattacaaGCAAAACGacaatttatttagaaatttgtAAATCAAAAGGCTTGATGTGTTGTCGTATGCGTAACGGCTTATGGTAAATGTTTTAGAACATTTAAGCTCAAAAAGTATATTGAACAAATTTGTTCTTCAAAGTAGGTATAAGTAGTTTCTACATACCAATTAACTCTTGTAATATatgaagaaaaatatcaaactatAGTACGTATAAAAATCTTACATTGCAATTGGACACTGTTCTTAAACACATGTGACGTgttattttcacatttcatCTATAATCCGAAGTTTTACTGCCGTAAATGATGTTTTGCAAAATTAGATTGCTATCAATTTCTTAAAAACATCTTGAAGTAAGGATGCTTTAATATCGAAAGCTGGTATGAAATGAGATATGACTGGGATCTTCACAAGGGTCATCaaagtgaaaatattttgatcagtTGCACGAGTTAATCTAAATTTATGGCTTTATTTTTGATCTCACAGAGTGTAATATTTccttttctattttctattttgaaacaATTACGTGTCTCGTCAAGTACTTCAACGGACTAGTAACCTATTTTTGAGGACGTAAAGCCATGAACGAGCCTTTCGTGCAATTTACTTTGTAAAACCCAACTTTATATATCTAGATTGAAAGCCTAAAGTTTGCAATCGGCATTAGATTGCCAAGGTACAATGTAAGAACAGAGGTTGAAAATTTTATAAGCAGTAAAGAGTCAGCTTGTTCTTAATTTGCATACCAGTTTAATGCTATTTGTTCTTGTACTCTGTATTAACGTTATTGTGGAAACAATCCAATTTCCTTTCCTTTATAATTTAACTTATCTCTACCTGGAAACTGTTTTATCAAAGAATTTAGATAGTGTCATAAGAAGTCTAAAAATACAAGTATGATCACAGTatcaaaaaaagaatatttgttGTGTCCGAATCTAAAGATTTATAGCTCGTTGTATTGTTTGTTCAACAGATTTTGAATGATGTGACATGGTGTTTTATATATCCATCGTTTACCTAGCACAAAATCATTTATATCATGATTCAGTCTCTTAGATAAAGacaaagtagtataccgctgttaaatattcataaatctATAAAGCGAAAACAAGTATCAACGAATCGCTCCCGTAAATTAACGATTGTACATACGCACACCACAAACGAAGTATAAATGCGCGTCACATGAATGTATTAACAACACAAAAAGTGACGTATATCTTATAATCCGAGGTTTCACTGCCAACTATTATGACGTTTATATTATCAAAGTTAAATTTCTAATAAGgtagtagattttttttttatagacacgtacaaaaataagaaacttGGATTGAATTCGTAATGATGTTATTTTACGTATTTTTAAGCCATGAATTGTTTTCCCACCAGATTGGCATTTCCTATATATCAAAGCTGTGTATAACCAAAAAATAATGCGAATATATTTGCTTTAAACTTAAAATCATATCAATAATTCAGCTGAttttttcatcttaaaattttaaaaaaagctgCAGCATATCATTACAGAACAACGATTGGGAACTGTTCTCCTATCTAAACAAACCTATACATTCAAACAATCATAGCTCTATGTGGTTTTATCGTGTCGGTGTTgagtttttctattttgttctAGCTATCCTACAGCATTAGAGATGGTAAAGAGTGGTGAGATAGACCTTAAAGACTTTGTGACGCATCGTTTTGACATGACTGAAACTGTTAAGGCTTTTGAAACTGTTGATGATAAAGCCATGAAAGCCATTAAGGTCATTATCaattgtaattaaaatattgaaaatacaaTTGTGGTTATCTTTATTATGTACAGATACGTTTAAATGTTTGTATAATGTGACTTAGATCGTATCCTCTCTTTTACAGACGTGCGTATCTATCTTACTAACGTTATTTTCAGTCATTTTCTCTTTTATGTGATGAgttgaatgtttaaaaagtaCATACGAGGTACCAATCAACTAGAAAATTCAGCGTCAAATAGTAGTTAGAAATTCAAGTCCAGAAACCAGTGTTTAACTACCCAAGTACAAAACGAGGCTGTCTCAAGGACTACAATATTAGATAGATTCAGAAGAAACTAAGGAAATGTTACATCATTATTAAAGTTAGACCAATTATTTGCTCAGAACATATATTTCACTAGTAAGGTGAAAAAGTTTTCTTATACCGTTAACGctcaaaaatttaagaaaatggtTTCATTGATTTGGAATGAAAGGaaaaatactgtggattcatttttatttatggtataccaattttcgtggttttcgtgggtCACTTCAAACCACGAATTTAAGAATTCCAAGAAGAATAATCAAGAAAAAATTGTTTGGAGTCGGATGTTTATTTCCAGTTATGTTATGCAGTTCTCGTACAGTGTTGACTGGCGATAAACATTGCAACACACGTGTTTTTATTGATAGAAGATAAAAGTATTTTGATTacttcaataataaaaaaaatccaatatcagtgataaataatttttaaaattgaatttaaattgtTCATGGAAAATAACTGCAAGTTGTTAATTACCATGTCATAGTTTGGATTACTGGTGATTAAAAATCAATAGGATTAAGTACAGGGATAATGCCgtaggtaatattgtttatgacAGGAACATTTATTTGCACATTTTACTTATAAGACTGTTCATTATACCGTGATTAGGGAATTAAGCTTTCAATCATATATCAATTATAGAGTTGTGAATGCCTCATAAAATTCcgacaaaaaattataaattgtaaaacaaacaaatagttAGTTGTCTCTGTTCACGATTATAATCGAAGTGTTCAATGACCACTTTAACCATGAATGATCAAACGAGGATTTTGACAATTCAACGTGACTTTTTCAATGAATTccttcttattttgttttattattgaccAAACAAAAGAGTTTATATCATATCCTTAATCAAACAGAAATTCACGATTAACGtatctgaatttttcattttttttaaatcagcgaTCCACGAATTTACGTTTTCCACGAAACGTCTTTTTTTCTCTGTCCACGAAacttgatacccacgaaaatcaATGAATCCACAGTCATTTAGAATAAGAATGTTTTTTTAGATCTAAATATGTAATATGGCATCTGCATCTATTTTCATTAGAATGTATGATCCggggaaaatatttttcattacgTCCTTCAACGTCTGCGAAATGTTCGTTACTTGATAGTTAAAAGAACATTGCATATATTACTCGCACCTCCATTTGAAAATTGCTATACGGAATCCTGTCAATTTCATTACTGTCAGATAcaatattatttgtaaattctCCTCCAAAAAATCTGATTTGAATTAGACAATTGATTTCTTCTTCCGTTAACACCCATATACCACAACCACTGATAATAATCAtactaataaataacaaaaaattgtaaagTGCAATACCACACGACAGAGCCGATGGCTGGTTTAATTACCAATTAATAATATATCTCATGTACATAATATAAACATCTTTATAATGTcctcttatattaaatatataaatatagttcagTCAGTTAACCCACACATGTAAAGCAAAATAACCTCTTTTAATGCATGATACAAAATCTATGAAACCttagtataaaaaataaacgtgACCGATCGCCGGGATACGAACcaatgctactgagatatcgtgacaccaaatcgcctgcactacAGCCTTTCcgctagatatatatatatggatgtAAAAATTAACGTGACATATCGAGTAGACCCTGTCGTGCCGAATGATTTAACCGCCAAATCACACAAACCACTTAACCTAAACGCCACCTATATGGGTAgacaattcagaagaaaatcatttcattctaatttataaaatcaaccgactgaaattatatttcttCTTCCGTTAACACCCATGTACCACAACCACTGATAATCAtactaataaataacaaaaaatagtaaAGTGCAATACCACACGACAGAGCCGAGGGCTGAAATCACAAAGAAcgggaaaatttaaaaaaggtgaTCTATATCATGTAATAAAGATCTGAAAATAATGCTCGAAATTATCCAAAGAATCCTTCACGATAATATCGTTTACCGTTTCGGAACACCATCTACCGTGTCTCTATAATCTTTAAACCACAAGCACTACCACCTTCAGACCTAAATCTGTGAAACCCATAACACTTAATATCAAGAACATACGACAGAACACTTCAATTAAGAGCTCGCGCATCCTATAGTATGACACTGGCGTATTCTTTTACGTAAAACATCAACATCAACATCTAAACATTTggaaaaaatccaaacaaaaaatagaataaaataaataaataagtaaccTCATCAAAATAGCTAGAAAAATCAGCCCAATGCAGAAGTAAATCAAATGTTTCACTGACACTTATACGAATGACACTGAATCGCCTTCTCTCAATCTGTATACGCCTGTTTTGAAACGTTAAATGACAATAGACATATAATGAtctaaaataacttaaaataatcaATTCGTCGAATAGATATCAACTCAACTCGCAAAAGCACAGAAACACGTACAAATATCAAATACGCTGATTATACAAGTCaccaaaagaaaacataacaacCCACATTATATGCAGTAATTCTACCGAAACAGGCTCCTTTATATTCGTAGGAGTAGGCAAGCTACGCTTCACATCTTCTAGTAGGTTAATTACTAAAGACGAATTCGTCGGTTCACATGTTGATCCAATAAGAGAATGTATCCACTGTAAAGAGTAAACCGGTTGTTCAACTGGACTAACAGTATTTCTCGAATGTGTCAATACAGCTAAATATAAACCAACGTAAAAAGCTTTTGCTGGTACAGTATAACCATTTTCAATTCTGTTTGATGCAGCCCAATTATTCCAGCGTAAAGTACTCAGATAATAGCCTCTATAGTAGAAACTGCTAAGATTCCTACATTAGTTCACTTTGCTAACAAGTGAAGCAGGTTTATTCTGCAATTCTTCCGGTGAGTgcctgcaaaaatatatttgtaattaaaaaatgaaacataactAATAAAAGCAATCTAAAATTATAACTATCAGCTAAGTACTATGCATCTAATTATCCACAAAATTCATATGAACTCTCAAATCAAAAACTGACATTCAAATCTAGTAAAGCTAGTAATCTATACCAAGAGATCAAGAAAGATCAAGAGAGATCTATCATATACATGCTCACATCTAAGTGATCTATAATACATGCTCACATCAAAGTGATATTATACATGCTCACATCAGAGTGATATTATACATGCTCACATCAAAGTGATCTATGACTGGATGAAAAATCCATCATTAATGctattaaa
This is a stretch of genomic DNA from Mytilus trossulus isolate FHL-02 chromosome 6, PNRI_Mtr1.1.1.hap1, whole genome shotgun sequence. It encodes these proteins:
- the LOC134720827 gene encoding sorbitol dehydrogenase-like is translated as MAVRNLAAVLHGPLDIRLEEREIPQPGCNEVLLQISSVGICGSDIKYWKYGKCGIFNLEKPMVMGHEASGTVVQIGPGVKHLKVGDRAAIEPGVPCRTCRLCKSGKYNLCKDIFFCATPPDDGNICRFYKHAADFCFKLPDNVSLEEGALLEPLSVAVYACQRGDVTLGSSVLICGAGPVGVLTLLAAKHMGASCVILTDIDEGRLDFARLKGADHAIKVNTTDPKEFAENVIDKVGFQPDATIECSGTDFSFSMGIHATYPGGSVVMVGRCQGNASIPYNLAATKQVDIKGLFRYVNCYPTALEMVKSGEIDLKDFVTHRFDMTETVKAFETVDDKAMKAIKVIINCN